The DNA segment CAGAGCGAGGCCAGAGATGTCGCCGTCCGGCGCGAAGGACGGGATGTCGCGATAATCCGGGTCCTGATAGTCGCGGAACTCGGCATCCACGTAGCTGTAGGCTAAGCGCAGATCCAACCCGTCCGCCGGCACGGCGGCAATCTCCAGCTCGAAGCCGCGGCTGCGGCTGCGGGCGGCATTGTTGGTATAGAAATTGTTGTTGGTGCCGGCGGTGCTGGCGGCGACGACCTGCTGGTCCGTCCAGTCGATCCAGAACAGGGCGCCATTGGCCGTCAGCCGCCCGTCGAGCCAGGTGGTCTTCGCACCGACCTCATAGGTCCAGTTCGTTTCGGGATCGAAACTACGCTCTTCCTCGAACAGGTTCGCCATGGTGCTGAAGCCGCCGCTCTTGGCCCCCTTGGCGACGCTGGCATAGAGGAGCACGTCCTCCGTCGCCTGCCAGTCGGCCACGAAGCGCGGGGTCCACATGGTCCATGCATTGTCCAGGGCAATGGGATTGCCGTTGCGGTCCAGGCTGGTCGTCTGGAACTCCTTCCAGTCGCGCTGCCAACGCAGATCGGCCGTCAGCCCCACATCCGGCAGGACCTGCCAAGTGACCGAGCCGTAGGCGGCGAGGCTGTCCGTTTCCTCATTCGTACGCGGCAGACCGGCCGTCGCCGTCTGGCCGGACCAGAACTCGATGTTCCGCCGCTCCGTCTCATTGTCGAAGCGGTACCAGCTCGCCCCCGCAACCCAGGTCAGCGGCCCGCCCTCCCCGCCCAGCAGGCGAAATTCCTGGCTGGCGTCCCAGCGGTCGGTGAGTTGGCCGGCCTGGGAAATCAGGGCCGGGCTGTAGTCGTTGTCGCGGTTGAACTCGTTGGTTTCAGCATTGAAGGCGCTGATGCTGGTCAAGGTGGCTAAGGGCAACCGGTAATTGATCGTCGCAGCCGTCCGCCAGGCATCGCGGGCGAAGCCGAAATGCTCCGCATTGGCGGCCATGGAGGCCGGAACGCCATCCGGTATTTCCCCGCAGAACTGGCTGAGGCTGCCGGAGGGCTGCCCGTTCACCAGCCGCGGTTCGCAGTTCGTGGCCAGGTACCAGCCCTTGGGCTGTCCGTCGTCATCCTCGGCATAGGAGACGCGCAGGACGGCCTCCAGGCTGTCGGTGGGGGTGGCGCGTAGGGTCAGGGCGCCAGCCACCGACCGCTCTGACCCGATGTCGGGACCGCCAGGCACGGGGTTGCTGTAGAAGCCGCCATATTCATCCAGGGCGAAGCTGGCGCGGGCGGCCAGTTTTCCGGGGATCAGCGGGGCGGAGACGCCGACGGACAGCTCCCGCCGGTCCTTCGTACCGATGCCGCCTTCGATGAAGCCTTCCACCGTGTCGCCCGGCTTCCTTGTGACGAGGTTCACCGCGCCGCCGAAGCTGTTGCGCCCGAACAGAGCGTTCTGAGGGCCTTTCAGCACCTCCACCCGCTCCAGATCGTCCAGGAACAGGTTGATGGAGCTGCGGCCGGAAATGTAGACGCCGTCCAGGAAGAAGCCCACCGAAGGCTCCTCTCCCACGCCGGGCTGGGTCAGGCCCCTGATGGCCGGGGCCGGATTGAAGCGGCCGAAGGGGTCGCTGACCACCAGCCCCGGCGCGCGGGTTGCGATGCCGGCGATGCTTTCGATCTGCGCCCGCTCGATCTCCGCGGCGGTGAAAACGGCCAGGGAGACCGGCGTGCTCTGCGCCGCTTCGTCCCGCTGGCGCGCGGTCACCACGATTTCCTCCACCGGGCCTCTGGATTGGGCCAGGGCGGGCGCGGTCAGGGCAAGGGGGCTGGCCGCCGCCAGCAGCAAGGCGGTGGACAGAGGGCTGGACCGGGTCATGATCGGAGCGTCGCGTGTTAATGGGACGTTGCGGCGGCAGCCCGGTAGCAGGTGCGGGGTCGCCTGTAAAGGCGGATGGGTTCTCACCTGCCGCCCGATGCCGCCTTACCCCTCCATCGGCCGCATGCCGAGCCGGGCAAGCAGGGCCATGTCCTTGTCGGCCTGGGGGTTGGGGGTGGTCAGCAGGCGTTCGCCATAGAAGATGCTGTTGGCGCCGGCCAGGAAGCACATGGCCTGCATCTGCTCATTCATGTCCTCACGCCCGGCGGAAAGCCGGACCATGCTGGCGGGCATGGCGATGCGGGCGACCGCAATGGTGCGCACGAATTCGAACGGGTCCAGCCCACGGCCGTCCGCCAATGGCGTGCCCTGCACCTGGACCAACAAGTTCACCGGCACGGATTCGGGGTGCTTGGGCAGGGTGGCAAGCTGGTGGATCAGCCCGACGCGATCCGCCCTCCCCTCTCCCATCCCGACGATGCCGCCGCAGCAGACATTGATCCCGGCATCCCGCACCAGCGCCAGCGTGTCCAGCCGCTCCTGATACGTCCGGGTCGTGATGATCTCCCCATAGAACTCCGGGGAGGTGTCCAGATTGTGGTTGTAGTAGTCCAGGCCGGCATCCTTCAGACGCCGGGTCTGATCGGCATTGAGCATGCCCAGCGTAACGCAGGTTTCCATACCCAGCGCCTTGACGCCCTCGACCATGGCGCAGACGGCGTCCATGTCGCGGTCCTTGGGGCTGCGCCAGGCCGCCCCCATGCAGAAGCGGCTCGCCCCGCGTTCCCTGGCCGCCCGCGCCTCCGCCAGCACCCGATCCACCTCCATCAGCTTGGAGGCGGTAAGGCCGGTCTCGTAGGAGGCCGATTGCGGGCAGTAGGCGCAATCCTCCGGACAGCCGCCGGTCTTGATCGACAGCAGGGTGGAAATCTGGACTTCCGCCGGGTCGAAGAACTGCCGGTGCAGGTCCGCAGCCCGGAACATCAGATCCGGGAACGGCAGGTCGAAAAGGGCGGCCACCTCCTCCCGCGTCCAGTCGTGGCGGATCGGGCTGGTCCGGGCCGGGGCGGCGGCATCAAGGGCAAGCGTCATGGCGGGTCATGCTGTTCCGACAGGGACCAGCCGGGTAGCAGGGATCGGGCACCGCTGTCCAGGCGGACGAGATGCCCCACCCTGTTGACCCCGTGACCACGGATCGCCATTACCTTCGGACGATTTCCGATCCAGGTCCGACACCGACATGCCCACCCTTCCCGACGCCCTGGCCGAGCTGCGCGGCCTGATCCTGGATTCCGAGCGCTTCGTGCGGGCGGTCGCCTCCGGACGGCAGCGGAACACGACTGTGCCCTGGCGGCGGCTGGAGCTGCGCCCGGTGGAGCTGAAGGCCGGGCGGCACCTGCAATCCGTCGCCTATGACGAACGACAGGCCCATACCAGCAACGCCCTCTACGGGCCGGCGGCCGAACAGGCGGTGGATGCCCATCTGGCCCTGCCCTTCGGAAACTGGCATGTGGAAACGACGGACGGGACGGTACAGCTTCGCGTCACAAAGAAGGGCGAGGCCATGGTCCATCGCGACAAGTCCCGTACCGGCGCACAGAAGCTGGACCACAACCGCGCCAAACAGCGCGTGCTGGACCCGGCCGACCCCTTCTGGCAGGCGGTCGGCATCGCCGGGCCGGACGGGCGGATCAAGCCGTCGCGCATGGACAAGTACCGGCAGGTGGAAGCCTTCGTCCACGCGCTGGACGCCACGCTGAAGCAGGAGAAGCTGCCCGCCGATCGACCCCTGCGTGTGGTCGATCTCGGCTGCGGCAACGCCTACCTGACCTTCGCCGCCTACCGGTTCCTGACCAGCGTGCGCGGGCTGGAGGTGGAGCTGACGGGCGTGGACGTGAAGCGCCAGGCCAAGGAGCGCAATACCGAACTGGCGGAGCAGCTCGGCTGGACCGGCCTCAACTTCGTTGAGGGCACCATCGCCGGGGCCGATGTGGATGGGGCGGACGTGGTGCTGGCGCTGCATGCCTGCGATACGGCGACGGACGATGCGCTGGCAAGGGCCGTGACTTGGCAGGCTCCGTTCGTGCTGGCCGCCCCCTGCTGCCACCACGATATCCAATCCCAGATCAAGGCGCAGGCGGAACCGCCGGCACCCTGGGCCATGATGCTGCGCCACGGCATCCTGCGGGAGCGGTTCGCCGACGTGTTGACGGACACGCTGCGGGCGGCCCTGCTGCGTCAGGCCGGGTACAAGGTGGATGTGGTGGAGTTCGTGGGCAGCGAGCACACGCCGCGCAACACGCTGCTGCGGGCCGTGCGCACCGGCGCTGCCCCGGACCCCGCCGTCGCGGCGGAGTACGGGGAGCTGACCCGGAGCTGGGGCGTCAGGCCCAAGCTGGCCGAGCTGCTGGACAGGCCGTCATTCTGAGGGTCCGCCTCAACGCGGCGGCATGGCGGCCGGATCGACGATCTCCAGCAATTCCACCTTGAAGATCAGCGTGGAGTTCGGCGGGATGGAACCCGGCACGCCGCGGGCGCCGTAGGCCAGTTCGGCCGGGATCACCAGTTCGCGCGTTTCCCCGACTCGCATCATCCCGACGCCCTCGGTCCAGCCGGGGATCACGCCGCTCAGCGGGAAGCTGATCGGCTCACCACGCTCGTAGGAGCTGTCGAAGACAGTGCCGTCGATCAGCCGGCCCTCGTAATGCACCAGCACGGCATCGCTGGATTTAGGCGACTTGGCGCCGAACTCGCCGTCTTTGACGATGCGGTACTGCAGGCCGCTGGGCGTCGTGCGCCAGCCCTTCTTCTTGCCATTCTCGATCAGGAACTGCTTCTGCGGATCGGTTTCCGCCTGGGCCGGTGCCGACTGGTCCTGGGCCAGGGCGAGCGACATCGGCGCACAGAAGGCGAAAAGCGCCAGGGCTGCGGCTGCGGTGCGGACGCTCATGGGGCGACTCTCCGTGGTCTCGGGTCTTTGATTGTCAGGCGCGGGATCATGGTCGGATCGGCGGCCCGCCGCAAGCCCGCAACACGTCCCTACCTGTCCTCCGCCCGGCGCCAGTTCTCGATGCCCATGGTGCTTTCGAACTGATGGCCCGTTGGCTCCACCCCTTCCAGCCAGAGGGGCATGAAATAGGGCTGCGACAAGAAGAAGATCGGCAGGGCCGGCAGCTCTTCCGCATACAGGGTCTGCATTTCGGACCAGAGCGCCTGGTTCGCCGATGGATCGCAGACCTGTCCGATCTGGTCCAGTATCCGGTCCATCCGCGGATTGCTGTAGCCGAGGAAATTCTGCCCGCTCCACCCATTCTCCGCCGTGGGGATCTGGCGGGAATGCAGCACGGTGTCCTGGGGATCGTGCGGCAGGGATATCCAGGAGAACAGGGCCGCCCCATTGAAGCGTCGCTCCTGCAGGATCTCGCCGAACAGCACCCGCGCCGTCGCGTTCTTCAGGATGGTGCGGACGCCGATCTGGCGCCAGCTGTCCTCGATGAACTGCTGCTCCAACTCGATGGTACGGTCCCCGGCGCCGGCCCAGAGCTCGATCTCCAGCGGAACCCCGTCCTCGTTACGGCGGATGCCGTCCTGTCCCGCGCGCCAGCCCGCCTGATCCAGCAGCCAGCCCGCGCGGACCGGATCGTACGGATATCTGTACACATCCTTCTCATAGCCCCTGTCCATGGGATGGATGTCCGCGTGGGCCAGGATATTGCGGCCGTAGAAGAGCCGATCATTGATCCGCAGCCGGTTCAGCGCATGCAGCAGGGCCCGCCGGACCCGCACATCGCCCAGGGCCGGATGATCATGATTCAGGTCGAGGTGCCGGTACGCGAAGCCGGGCTGCCACAGGATCTTGAACCGGTGCTGCTGCCGCGGTTCCAACTGGGCCGCCCGTTGGACCGTGAAGCCGTACTCGCCCGACACATAGTCCACCTCGCCGTTCAGCAGCGCCTGTTCCAGCCTCTCGGAATTCTCGATGGTGCGGACAACGATCCGGTCGAAATACGGCTTGCGACCGTACCAGGTCGGATTGCGCTCCAGGACGATGGAGGCACCTGCCTCCACCCGCGTCACCCGGTAGGGACCGAACCAGAGACCGGGATTGGTCGTGTCGCTTTCATAGCGGCTGGAAACTTTGTAGTTGGCCGGGTCCCGCTCATAGGCCGCCCGCTCAACATGCTCCGGCAGCAGGATCAGGCCCTTCGAGTTCTCCGGCGTGCATGTATTGGGCTGGCGGTAGAGGATGAAGGTCTTTTCATCCGCCACCTCCAGCTTCACAACGTCCTTGGTGAAGAAATCCTGCTCGATGACGCCAACGGCCGGGTTGCTGCCGACTTCCCAGGTAAAGGCGACGTCCCGGGTCGTGACCGGCGTTCCGTCGCCCCAGACGGCGTCGGGACGCAGCGTGAAGCGAACCGCGACCGCCTTTCGTCCGTCGGGCAGCGTGACGTCCCTGATGCGGCCGTTCTTCCGGCTCGGCAGTTCGGTGCAGAGCGCACAGTAGAGCCGCCAGTCCTTATCGTAGGCCGTCAGCGGCCGATAGGTCATCCAGCCCACATAGGAGCGGATGCCCTGGCCATTGAAGTTAGGGTGGAAGCTGCCGGGATATTCCGAGACGCCGATGCGCAGTTCCTTGGAGTCGGGCGCCGCTTCCGCTGCCTGCGCCGGCTCCGGAGCAAGCCCGTTCCCGACCGGACCCGAAATGAGGATACCAAGGAAACCCAGGGCCGCTGCGGCAAATTCGAAAGTGGTCGTGCGCATTCCGGCATCATTGCTGAATCCGCACCCGAAATCCACCGGTCCGGTTGCCCACGCACCCGCCGCCGATCATCGCGCCATCGGAGGCCCGACGACCGGGACGGGAGCGTCTCGGATGTCCGGTCCCGCCCTATTCCTCGATCCGCGGCAGGTCGGAGGTGGCGGGGCCGGTGAGAAGCTTGCCGTCGGCGGCATAACGGCTGCCGTGGCAGGGGCAGTCCCAGCTCTTTTCCAGCTCGTTGAAATGGACGGTGCAGCCGAGATGGCGGCAGGTGGCGGACAGCCGGATGACCTCGCCGTTGTCGTCGCGGTAGGCGGCCACCAGCTGGCCCTTCTCGCGGATGATCGCCCCGCCGCCCACGGGAATTGCCGCTTCGGTCATGACTTCGGCACCGCCGCCGAAGGCGAACTCGCGGGCGTTGTCCAGATTCTCCCGAACGAACTCGCTGAGGTTCCGGGTCATCTTGCGGGTGGGATCATAGAGGCCCGCCCAGCTGTTGTGCCGCCCCTGGAGCAGATCGGTGATCAGCATGCCGGCAATCGTGCCATGGGTCATTCCCATGCCGCTGTCGCCGGTGGCGATCATGATGTTCGCCGTATTGGCAGGGTCGCGGCCAATGAAACCCAGCCCGTCGAACGGTTCCATCACCTGACCGGACCAGCGGTAGACCGTTTCCGTCGCCATGGGGAAGTGCTTGCGCGCCCAGTCCTCCAGCCGGACGAGGCGCTGCTGCATGTCATGGGCCTCGCCGTTCTTATGGTCCTCTCCGCCGACGATCAGGATGTCGTCGCCGCTGCCGTCCTGGGCGGGTTGCAGGCGGACATAGTGGTAGTCCTCGCGGGTGTCCCACCACAGCGCTGGCTCCACGCTGCCTTTGGGCAGTCGCAAAGCCACGACGTAGGTCCGGTACGGTCCCTGTTTGGAGTGAACGGCGAATTTATCCACCACCGGGGAATTGGTGGCGATCACGCAGGCCTGGGCGCGCAGGGAGCGTCCCTCACTGTCATGGATGATGGCCAGCTCGCCCCCTTCCACCTCGACGATGCAGTGGCCGGTGACCAGCAGCCCGCCCATGGCGGTGATGGCCTTGGCCAAGCCGTTCAGATACTTCATCGGGTGGAACTGGCCCTGGCGGGGAAAGCGCAGCGCGGGGCCGGCATAGGTGCCGGGCAGCCGGAAATCCTCGATCAGCGCCACATCGCCCAGACCGGCCCGGTGCGCCGCTGCCAATTCCTCCTCCAGCAGCTCCCGCCGGTCCTCCGGAGCCAGGAACAGATAACCGTCCACCCGGCGGAAGTCGCAGTCGATCTTCTCGTGCGCGACAATCCGCTCGATCAGGTCGATGGCGGCCGTGTGGCTCTCCGCGGCAAGGCGCGCGCCCTCTTCCCCGTGCTGGGTCTCCAGAAAGCTGTAGCGGTCGTCGATTGCGTTCGACAGGTGGGCGGTCGTGCGGGAGGTCTCGCCGCCGCCGATCTCCCCCTTGTCCACCACCATCACCTTCCGGCCCTCCCGCGCCAGCAGATAGGCGGTGGTCATGCCTGCGATGCCCGCCCCGACCACCACCACGTCGGCGGGGGGGCGGCGGTCGATCAAGCTATGCGGCGCGAAATTGAGCGTGTCCGCCATCGTCAGGCCGGATTCGCTGGGCGGCTCGTCCGGGTGGGGCAAGTAGGTCTGCGCTTCCGGCCAGGGCGCCGTGTCCATCCAGAGGGAAATCGTACGGGCAACGGGCATGGGCGCCTCTCCATCAAGATCGGGGTCCGCCGGAGTCCGGCCGGAAGGGGGATGCCCGCTCAACATGGGCGGTTTGAGGATGGTTCCGGCCGTGATTCCAGGCCAGGCTCCCTTGCCAAAAGCCGGTCCCGATGTGGCAGACTGGAGTTGTGCCACGCCACGCGAGGCACGGTTGACGCCTTATGCTCGCCGCGAGCATAAGGAATCGCATTTTGGGCTGCCGGCCCGGGAACAGGAAAAGACCGATATGACCGACCGCCTGAACATCGCCCTTGCGCAGGTCAACCCTACTGTCGGCGCGTTGGGCGCGAACCAGTCGCGCATTCGAAGCGCGCGGGCGGATGCTGCGGCGCGTGGGGCCGATCTGGTGGTCTATCCAGAGCTGGTGATCTGCGGCTATCCGCCGGAGGATCTGGTGCTGAAGCCCTTCTTCCTGGAAAGGGTGCGAAAGGCTGTCGAAGAACTGGCGGCGGACACCGCCGATGGTGGGCCGGCCATGGTGATCGGCGCGCCCTGGCAGGACCAGGGCCGGACCTACAACGCCGCCCTGCTTCTGGACGGCGGGCAGATCGCCGCCGTGCGCTACAAGCACGACCTGCCGAATTACGGCCCCTTCGACGAGAAGCGCGTCTTCTCCGCCGGCCCCCTGCCCGGCCCGGTGAATTTCCGCGGCGTGCGGCTGGGTCTGCTGGTCTGCGAAGACATGTGGACGCCCGACGTGGCGGAGACCCTGGCCGAGACAGGAGCGGAAATCCTGGTGGTCCCCAACGGCAGCCCGTTCGAGACCGACAAGAGCGACATGCGCATGAACCTGTCCGTCGCCCGCGTGACGGAGACCGGGCTGCCGCTGATCTATGTGAACCAGGTCGGCGGGCAGGATGAGCTGGTGTTCGATGGGGCAAGCTTCGTGCTGAACGCCGACCGGTCGTTGGCCGCACAGCTTCCAGGCTTCGATGAGCATCTCGGCATGACGCACTGGACGCGCGAGGCAGACGGCTGGCGCTGCGCCAGCACCGAATTTGCGAAGCCGGCGGAACGGCTGGAGGCGATCTACCGGGCCATGGTGCTGGGCCTGCGCGACTATGTCGGCAAGAACCGCTTTCCCGGCGTCATCATCGGCATGTCCGGCGGCGTGGATAGCGCCCTGTCCGCCGCCGTGGCCGTGGACGCGCTGGGGGCCGACGCGGTGCATCTGGTGATGATGCCGTCGCCCTATACCAGCCAGCACAGCCTGGACGACGCTGCCGAGGCCGCGGAGTTGCTGGGCGCGCGCATCGATACCATCTCCATTCAGCCGGCCATGCAGGCTTTCGACTCCATGCTGGCTCCCGCCTTCGCCGGCAAGGACCCGGATATCACGGAGGAGAACCTGCAGTCCCGCTCCCGTGGGGTGACGTTGATGGCGCTGTCGAACAAATTCGGCGGCATGGTCCTGTCCACCGGCAACAAGTCGGAGATGTCGGTGGGCTACGCCACGCTGTATGGCGATATGTGCGGCGGGTTCAACGTGCTGAAGGACATCTACAAGACCACCGTCTATGAGTTGTGCCGCTGGCGGAACGCCCATCTGCCCGCCGGCGTGATGGGACCGTCCGGCCGGGTGGTGCCGGATCGGATCATCACCAAGGCGCCGTCCGCGGAGCTGAAACCGGATCAGACCGACCAGGACAGCCTGCCCCCTTATGACGCGCTGGACGATATTCTCGAATGTCTTGTGGAGCGGGACATGGGCCTGATGGAGATCGTCGCCCGCGGTCATGAGGCAGAGGTGGTGAACAAGGTCTGGCGTCTGCT comes from the Indioceanicola profundi genome and includes:
- the bioB gene encoding biotin synthase BioB, translated to MTLALDAAAPARTSPIRHDWTREEVAALFDLPFPDLMFRAADLHRQFFDPAEVQISTLLSIKTGGCPEDCAYCPQSASYETGLTASKLMEVDRVLAEARAARERGASRFCMGAAWRSPKDRDMDAVCAMVEGVKALGMETCVTLGMLNADQTRRLKDAGLDYYNHNLDTSPEFYGEIITTRTYQERLDTLALVRDAGINVCCGGIVGMGEGRADRVGLIHQLATLPKHPESVPVNLLVQVQGTPLADGRGLDPFEFVRTIAVARIAMPASMVRLSAGREDMNEQMQAMCFLAGANSIFYGERLLTTPNPQADKDMALLARLGMRPMEG
- a CDS encoding FAD-dependent oxidoreductase; amino-acid sequence: MPVARTISLWMDTAPWPEAQTYLPHPDEPPSESGLTMADTLNFAPHSLIDRRPPADVVVVGAGIAGMTTAYLLAREGRKVMVVDKGEIGGGETSRTTAHLSNAIDDRYSFLETQHGEEGARLAAESHTAAIDLIERIVAHEKIDCDFRRVDGYLFLAPEDRRELLEEELAAAHRAGLGDVALIEDFRLPGTYAGPALRFPRQGQFHPMKYLNGLAKAITAMGGLLVTGHCIVEVEGGELAIIHDSEGRSLRAQACVIATNSPVVDKFAVHSKQGPYRTYVVALRLPKGSVEPALWWDTREDYHYVRLQPAQDGSGDDILIVGGEDHKNGEAHDMQQRLVRLEDWARKHFPMATETVYRWSGQVMEPFDGLGFIGRDPANTANIMIATGDSGMGMTHGTIAGMLITDLLQGRHNSWAGLYDPTRKMTRNLSEFVRENLDNAREFAFGGGAEVMTEAAIPVGGGAIIREKGQLVAAYRDDNGEVIRLSATCRHLGCTVHFNELEKSWDCPCHGSRYAADGKLLTGPATSDLPRIEE
- a CDS encoding TonB-dependent receptor, with the protein product MTRSSPLSTALLLAAASPLALTAPALAQSRGPVEEIVVTARQRDEAAQSTPVSLAVFTAAEIERAQIESIAGIATRAPGLVVSDPFGRFNPAPAIRGLTQPGVGEEPSVGFFLDGVYISGRSSINLFLDDLERVEVLKGPQNALFGRNSFGGAVNLVTRKPGDTVEGFIEGGIGTKDRRELSVGVSAPLIPGKLAARASFALDEYGGFYSNPVPGGPDIGSERSVAGALTLRATPTDSLEAVLRVSYAEDDDGQPKGWYLATNCEPRLVNGQPSGSLSQFCGEIPDGVPASMAANAEHFGFARDAWRTAATINYRLPLATLTSISAFNAETNEFNRDNDYSPALISQAGQLTDRWDASQEFRLLGGEGGPLTWVAGASWYRFDNETERRNIEFWSGQTATAGLPRTNEETDSLAAYGSVTWQVLPDVGLTADLRWQRDWKEFQTTSLDRNGNPIALDNAWTMWTPRFVADWQATEDVLLYASVAKGAKSGGFSTMANLFEEERSFDPETNWTYEVGAKTTWLDGRLTANGALFWIDWTDQQVVAASTAGTNNNFYTNNAARSRSRGFELEIAAVPADGLDLRLAYSYVDAEFRDYQDPDYRDIPSFAPDGDISGLALPRQSKHQLVASGQYSADLPVAAGLGWFLGGEWLWQSKQYTENSNLSWIPADGKLNAWTGLEHQGLRLTLRVQNLLDDRSPPVAVRFSEPTAAGYRRAWLVTPGDGRTWTVQARWSF
- a CDS encoding class I SAM-dependent methyltransferase — encoded protein: MPTLPDALAELRGLILDSERFVRAVASGRQRNTTVPWRRLELRPVELKAGRHLQSVAYDERQAHTSNALYGPAAEQAVDAHLALPFGNWHVETTDGTVQLRVTKKGEAMVHRDKSRTGAQKLDHNRAKQRVLDPADPFWQAVGIAGPDGRIKPSRMDKYRQVEAFVHALDATLKQEKLPADRPLRVVDLGCGNAYLTFAAYRFLTSVRGLEVELTGVDVKRQAKERNTELAEQLGWTGLNFVEGTIAGADVDGADVVLALHACDTATDDALARAVTWQAPFVLAAPCCHHDIQSQIKAQAEPPAPWAMMLRHGILRERFADVLTDTLRAALLRQAGYKVDVVEFVGSEHTPRNTLLRAVRTGAAPDPAVAAEYGELTRSWGVRPKLAELLDRPSF
- a CDS encoding FKBP-type peptidyl-prolyl cis-trans isomerase produces the protein MSVRTAAAALALFAFCAPMSLALAQDQSAPAQAETDPQKQFLIENGKKKGWRTTPSGLQYRIVKDGEFGAKSPKSSDAVLVHYEGRLIDGTVFDSSYERGEPISFPLSGVIPGWTEGVGMMRVGETRELVIPAELAYGARGVPGSIPPNSTLIFKVELLEIVDPAAMPPR
- a CDS encoding NAD+ synthase gives rise to the protein MTDRLNIALAQVNPTVGALGANQSRIRSARADAAARGADLVVYPELVICGYPPEDLVLKPFFLERVRKAVEELAADTADGGPAMVIGAPWQDQGRTYNAALLLDGGQIAAVRYKHDLPNYGPFDEKRVFSAGPLPGPVNFRGVRLGLLVCEDMWTPDVAETLAETGAEILVVPNGSPFETDKSDMRMNLSVARVTETGLPLIYVNQVGGQDELVFDGASFVLNADRSLAAQLPGFDEHLGMTHWTREADGWRCASTEFAKPAERLEAIYRAMVLGLRDYVGKNRFPGVIIGMSGGVDSALSAAVAVDALGADAVHLVMMPSPYTSQHSLDDAAEAAELLGARIDTISIQPAMQAFDSMLAPAFAGKDPDITEENLQSRSRGVTLMALSNKFGGMVLSTGNKSEMSVGYATLYGDMCGGFNVLKDIYKTTVYELCRWRNAHLPAGVMGPSGRVVPDRIITKAPSAELKPDQTDQDSLPPYDALDDILECLVERDMGLMEIVARGHEAEVVNKVWRLLDRAEYKRRQAPPGVKITRRSFGKDRRYPITSGFISILAG
- a CDS encoding peptide ABC transporter substrate-binding protein: MRTTTFEFAAAALGFLGILISGPVGNGLAPEPAQAAEAAPDSKELRIGVSEYPGSFHPNFNGQGIRSYVGWMTYRPLTAYDKDWRLYCALCTELPSRKNGRIRDVTLPDGRKAVAVRFTLRPDAVWGDGTPVTTRDVAFTWEVGSNPAVGVIEQDFFTKDVVKLEVADEKTFILYRQPNTCTPENSKGLILLPEHVERAAYERDPANYKVSSRYESDTTNPGLWFGPYRVTRVEAGASIVLERNPTWYGRKPYFDRIVVRTIENSERLEQALLNGEVDYVSGEYGFTVQRAAQLEPRQQHRFKILWQPGFAYRHLDLNHDHPALGDVRVRRALLHALNRLRINDRLFYGRNILAHADIHPMDRGYEKDVYRYPYDPVRAGWLLDQAGWRAGQDGIRRNEDGVPLEIELWAGAGDRTIELEQQFIEDSWRQIGVRTILKNATARVLFGEILQERRFNGAALFSWISLPHDPQDTVLHSRQIPTAENGWSGQNFLGYSNPRMDRILDQIGQVCDPSANQALWSEMQTLYAEELPALPIFFLSQPYFMPLWLEGVEPTGHQFESTMGIENWRRAEDR